From the genome of Marixanthomonas ophiurae, one region includes:
- a CDS encoding aminopeptidase P family protein, with amino-acid sequence MKYHPIDSNLFIKNRKNFMAQMKSKSLAVFNSNDIYPIGADSTMPFQQSRDLFYLSGVDQDKSMLLLFPDAVEEKHREILFLTETNDHIAVWEGEKLTKEKATETTGVKTVYWLKEFDKIFFELMTQAETIYFNTNEHYRANVETETREDRFIKKTKAQFPAHSWAKSNPILQRLRSVKDPIELDIMQQACNITEKGFRRILDFVKPGVMEYEIEAEFMHEFLSNRSRGFAYTPIVASGKNACVLHYVENNQQCKDGDLILLDVGAEYANYSSDMSRTIPVGGKFTKRQKEVYNAVNRVKNDATKMLVPGTLWKEYHEEVGKLMTSELLGLGILDKADVKNENPDWPAYKKYFMHGTSHHIGLDTHDYGILWEPMQANQVFTVEPGIYLPDEGFGIRLEDDVVIQENGEPHNLMRNIPIEADEIEEIMNK; translated from the coding sequence ATGAAGTATCATCCAATTGACAGCAACTTATTTATAAAAAACCGTAAAAATTTTATGGCTCAAATGAAGTCAAAAAGCCTTGCGGTATTTAACAGTAATGACATCTACCCTATTGGCGCAGACAGCACGATGCCGTTTCAGCAGTCTCGTGATCTTTTCTACCTAAGTGGTGTAGATCAAGATAAGAGTATGTTATTATTATTTCCAGATGCTGTAGAAGAAAAACACCGTGAAATTTTATTTTTAACTGAAACCAACGACCACATTGCCGTTTGGGAAGGTGAAAAACTAACAAAAGAAAAAGCAACTGAAACTACTGGCGTTAAAACCGTGTATTGGCTAAAGGAATTTGATAAAATTTTCTTTGAACTAATGACACAAGCCGAAACGATATATTTTAACACCAACGAGCATTACCGTGCCAATGTGGAAACGGAGACTCGTGAAGACCGTTTTATTAAAAAAACAAAAGCACAATTTCCGGCACACAGTTGGGCAAAAAGCAACCCTATTTTACAACGGTTGCGGTCTGTAAAAGATCCTATCGAGCTTGATATTATGCAACAAGCGTGTAATATTACCGAAAAAGGTTTTAGAAGAATTTTAGATTTTGTAAAACCAGGCGTGATGGAATACGAAATTGAAGCTGAGTTTATGCACGAGTTTCTAAGTAACCGTTCACGTGGTTTTGCTTACACTCCAATTGTTGCGAGTGGTAAAAACGCCTGTGTATTACACTATGTTGAAAACAACCAGCAATGTAAAGATGGGGATTTAATTTTACTAGACGTCGGTGCAGAGTACGCCAATTACAGTAGCGATATGTCTCGTACGATTCCGGTAGGTGGAAAATTCACCAAACGACAGAAAGAAGTTTATAATGCTGTAAATCGTGTTAAAAACGACGCTACAAAAATGCTCGTTCCTGGAACGCTTTGGAAAGAATATCACGAAGAAGTTGGAAAATTAATGACTTCAGAATTACTTGGATTAGGAATCTTAGATAAAGCTGATGTAAAAAACGAAAATCCAGACTGGCCAGCATACAAAAAATACTTTATGCACGGTACTAGCCATCACATTGGTCTAGATACACACGATTACGGAATTTTATGGGAGCCTATGCAAGCCAATCAAGTGTTTACCGTTGAGCCTGGTATCTATTTACCGGATGAAGGTTTCGGAATCCGCTTGGAAGATGATGTGGTTATTCAGGAAAATGGGGAACCTCATAACCTGATGCGCAACATTCCGATTGAAGCAGATGAAATTGAAGAAATCATGAATAAATAA
- a CDS encoding WD40/YVTN/BNR-like repeat-containing protein: MKQSLLLLFSFLFISAFSQQPATSKAELEKALQQKEQLSQSSLVKNLPFKNIGPTVMSGRIVDFAVNPDNPIEFYAGYASGGVWYTNNNGTSFTPVLDNSVTQNVGSLAVDWKNGTIWVGTGEVNASRSSYAGIGLLKSTDKGETWQNMGLKGSHHISKILINPSNPDEVVVSAVGHLYSTNEERGVYKTVDGGKTWNKTLFVNDESGIIEMDRDPNNFDLLYASSWEKDRKAWNFTGSGEGSAIYKSTDGGDTWKKMSVSGSGFPTGKGAGRIGLAVVDDNAVYAIIDNQDHRKKEKMDTDSDALTKDVFKKMSASEFLALDNDKLKKFLRANGFQEKYKAENVKNMVRSGSVKPADLAKYLEDANTQLFDTPVIGAEVYKSTDGGKTWGKTHEGYINNLYYSYGYYFGKIHVDPSNSDKIYIYGVPILKSADGGKTFESISAENVHADHHALWINPKKAGHLIDGNDGGVNISYDDGKTWIKNNAPAVGQFYTVNVDNEEPYNVYGGLQDNGVWVGPHNAKIDYGWQQSGQNPYESIMGGDGMHVQIDNRNSNIVYTGFQFGNYFRINRETEEQTYIQPKHELGDSPYRFNWQTPILLSPHNQDILYLGGNKLMRSMNQGDDWEAISGDLTKGGKPGNVAYGTLTSISESPFTFGLLYAGSDDGMLHVSKNAGGNWTDISKSFPKDLWVSRVIASKHKKERVYVTLNGYRWDDFKTYVYASENYGQTWKDISSNLPASPVNVIKEDPENENVLYIGTDNGAYVSFNKGNSWEAFSEGLPNVAVHDLVIQEREKDLILGTHGRSFYLANVSLLQQMNVSKMNDVLLAELNPIQFSSRWGSKYGEWYDVIEPSINLQLYSPSEGKAIITIKTKEGKEVQQLTKDVVKGVNIIEYDITVSEKGRKILEKADVEVKKADNEKYYLPEGMYDVKVSISGASKTQKLEIK; this comes from the coding sequence ATGAAGCAATCCTTACTTTTATTATTCAGTTTCCTTTTTATTTCAGCATTTTCTCAACAACCGGCAACTTCAAAAGCCGAATTAGAAAAAGCATTGCAGCAAAAAGAACAACTTTCGCAAAGCTCACTCGTAAAAAATCTACCTTTTAAAAATATTGGTCCGACAGTAATGAGTGGCCGTATTGTTGATTTTGCTGTAAACCCTGATAATCCAATTGAATTTTATGCGGGCTATGCTAGTGGTGGCGTTTGGTACACCAACAATAACGGTACTTCCTTTACACCAGTGTTAGATAATAGCGTAACACAAAATGTAGGAAGTCTTGCTGTAGATTGGAAAAACGGCACGATTTGGGTAGGAACCGGAGAAGTAAACGCTTCTCGCTCGTCATATGCTGGAATTGGCTTGCTGAAATCTACCGATAAAGGTGAAACGTGGCAAAATATGGGGTTAAAAGGCAGTCACCATATTAGCAAAATATTGATAAACCCATCAAATCCTGATGAGGTGGTGGTAAGTGCTGTGGGGCATTTATATTCTACCAACGAAGAACGCGGTGTTTATAAAACGGTAGATGGAGGAAAAACATGGAATAAAACCTTATTTGTAAATGACGAAAGCGGTATTATCGAAATGGATCGCGACCCAAATAATTTCGATTTACTCTATGCTTCTTCTTGGGAAAAAGACCGAAAAGCGTGGAATTTTACCGGAAGCGGTGAAGGGAGTGCTATTTATAAAAGCACCGACGGGGGTGATACTTGGAAAAAGATGTCTGTTTCTGGCAGCGGATTTCCAACAGGAAAAGGTGCTGGTCGTATTGGTTTAGCTGTGGTTGATGATAATGCAGTCTATGCTATAATCGACAACCAAGATCATCGTAAAAAAGAAAAAATGGACACTGATAGTGATGCGTTGACGAAAGATGTATTCAAAAAAATGAGTGCTTCAGAGTTTTTGGCGTTGGACAATGATAAGCTGAAAAAGTTTTTGCGCGCCAATGGTTTTCAGGAAAAATACAAAGCCGAAAACGTAAAAAACATGGTGCGTAGTGGCAGCGTAAAACCAGCAGATCTTGCTAAATATTTAGAAGATGCCAATACGCAATTATTTGACACACCAGTTATTGGTGCTGAGGTATATAAAAGTACAGATGGGGGCAAAACATGGGGTAAAACCCACGAAGGGTATATTAATAATTTGTATTATTCGTACGGATATTACTTCGGAAAAATACATGTAGATCCTTCCAATTCAGATAAAATATATATTTATGGAGTTCCTATTCTAAAATCAGCCGATGGAGGTAAAACCTTTGAATCAATTAGTGCAGAAAACGTACACGCAGATCATCATGCGTTATGGATTAACCCTAAAAAGGCAGGTCATTTAATTGATGGTAATGATGGTGGTGTTAACATTAGTTACGATGATGGTAAAACGTGGATTAAAAACAACGCGCCGGCCGTGGGGCAGTTTTATACTGTGAATGTAGATAACGAAGAGCCTTATAATGTGTATGGTGGCTTGCAGGACAATGGTGTGTGGGTAGGGCCGCACAATGCCAAAATAGATTATGGTTGGCAACAATCTGGACAAAACCCATATGAAAGTATTATGGGCGGTGATGGTATGCATGTTCAAATTGATAACAGAAACAGTAACATTGTTTATACCGGTTTTCAGTTTGGAAATTATTTCAGGATCAATCGTGAAACTGAAGAACAAACCTATATCCAGCCGAAACATGAACTGGGTGATAGCCCGTATCGCTTTAATTGGCAAACACCTATTTTATTGAGTCCGCATAATCAAGATATTCTCTATTTAGGAGGAAATAAACTCATGCGAAGTATGAACCAAGGTGATGATTGGGAAGCCATTTCTGGCGATCTTACCAAAGGTGGAAAACCTGGAAATGTTGCTTACGGAACGTTAACAAGTATTAGTGAATCACCTTTTACCTTCGGGTTGTTATATGCCGGAAGTGACGATGGTATGTTGCACGTTTCAAAAAATGCAGGTGGTAATTGGACGGATATTTCAAAATCATTTCCAAAAGATTTGTGGGTGAGCAGAGTAATCGCTTCAAAACATAAAAAAGAAAGGGTATATGTTACGTTGAACGGGTATCGTTGGGATGATTTTAAAACCTACGTGTATGCAAGTGAAAACTACGGACAAACGTGGAAAGATATCAGTAGTAATCTACCAGCATCACCTGTAAATGTAATTAAGGAAGATCCTGAAAATGAAAATGTACTATATATAGGTACAGATAATGGAGCTTATGTTTCTTTTAATAAAGGAAATTCTTGGGAGGCATTTTCAGAAGGGTTGCCGAATGTAGCGGTTCACGATTTGGTCATTCAAGAGCGCGAAAAAGATTTGATTTTAGGTACACACGGCCGCTCTTTCTATTTGGCTAATGTTTCTTTGCTTCAGCAAATGAATGTTTCTAAAATGAATGATGTATTGTTAGCTGAATTAAACCCCATCCAGTTCTCGAGCCGTTGGGGTAGCAAATATGGAGAATGGTACGATGTAATTGAACCTTCAATAAACCTTCAACTTTATAGTCCTTCCGAAGGAAAAGCAATTATTACCATTAAAACGAAAGAAGGAAAAGAAGTACAGCAGCTTACAAAAGATGTTGTAAAAGGTGTTAATATAATTGAGTATGATATAACTGTTTCAGAAAAAGGTAGAAAAATTCTGGAAAAAGCTGATGTCGAAGTGAAGAAAGCAGATAATGAAAAGTATTATTTGCCTGAGGGGATGTATGATGTAAAGGTGTCAATAAGTGGTGCCTCAAAAACTCAAAAACTTGAAATTAAATAA
- a CDS encoding alpha/beta fold hydrolase, whose amino-acid sequence MTHTFKNTPIYYSITGSGPAMVLLHGFLESSTIWNEYIAALSEKHTVITIDFPGHGKSEIVSKTHSMQLMAKVVKSVLHELNIESAILIGHSMGGYVALAYTELFQDDVEKLILLNSTPTADSEERKQNRRRALKVLDHNAEAFISMAIMNLFSENSKKRFTSEIETLKKEALQFPVAGIQAAIRGMINRKDRTDVLANFDKKKIMVCGNEDPIMSISDSKVISETTNTELIQLEGGHMSWLENTDEIHKIMHFIE is encoded by the coding sequence ATGACACATACTTTTAAAAACACACCTATATATTATAGTATAACCGGAAGTGGTCCGGCAATGGTTTTATTACATGGATTTCTAGAAAGTTCAACTATATGGAATGAATATATTGCTGCCCTTTCTGAAAAACATACTGTCATTACTATAGACTTCCCTGGGCACGGAAAAAGCGAAATCGTTTCTAAAACACATAGTATGCAACTTATGGCCAAAGTGGTAAAAAGTGTTTTACATGAATTAAATATTGAATCTGCAATTCTTATTGGTCATTCTATGGGCGGCTATGTGGCATTGGCTTATACTGAATTGTTTCAGGATGACGTTGAAAAATTAATTTTATTGAATTCTACGCCTACAGCAGATTCTGAAGAACGTAAGCAAAACCGAAGACGCGCTTTAAAAGTACTAGATCATAATGCAGAAGCTTTTATAAGTATGGCGATTATGAATCTATTTTCTGAAAATTCAAAAAAGAGATTTACTTCAGAAATTGAAACATTAAAAAAAGAAGCGCTTCAGTTTCCAGTAGCTGGTATACAAGCAGCCATCCGTGGGATGATTAATCGAAAAGACCGGACCGATGTTTTAGCGAATTTTGATAAGAAGAAAATCATGGTTTGCGGTAATGAAGACCCAATTATGTCTATTTCAGATTCAAAAGTTATTTCAGAAACAACAAATACGGAGTTAATTCAGCTTGAGGGAGGACATATGAGTTGGCTAGAAAACACCGATGAAATTCATAAAATAATGCATTTCATCGAATAA
- a CDS encoding succinate dehydrogenase cytochrome b subunit, whose amino-acid sequence MGILSASIAKKVAMALSGLFLVFFLAQHFTINFSSVFSEETFNSWSHFMGTNPLVQFILQPVLIFGVVFHFVMGIILELKNNKARKISYKSYKGNTNSTWASRNMIISGAVILAFLGLHFYDFWVPEIVHKYVESHPADATRYYGELVHKFESPVRTGIYVLSFVLLMFHLWHGFASSFQTMGWNNKFSKAVKGFTKLYAIVIPLGFIIIALYHHFNQISH is encoded by the coding sequence ATGGGAATATTATCCGCTTCGATCGCCAAAAAAGTGGCGATGGCCCTTTCAGGTCTATTTCTTGTATTTTTTCTTGCACAACATTTTACCATAAACTTTTCCTCGGTTTTTTCTGAAGAAACGTTTAACAGCTGGTCTCATTTTATGGGAACCAACCCGTTGGTGCAGTTTATTTTGCAACCCGTATTAATTTTTGGTGTTGTATTTCACTTTGTAATGGGAATTATCTTAGAGCTTAAAAATAATAAAGCTCGAAAAATAAGTTACAAATCGTATAAAGGAAACACCAATTCTACGTGGGCATCCCGAAATATGATTATTTCAGGAGCTGTAATCTTAGCATTCTTAGGATTGCACTTTTACGACTTTTGGGTTCCGGAAATTGTACATAAATATGTAGAATCCCATCCAGCAGATGCGACACGGTATTATGGCGAGTTGGTTCATAAGTTTGAAAGCCCAGTACGAACTGGAATTTATGTGCTATCATTTGTGTTATTAATGTTTCATTTATGGCACGGATTTGCTTCTTCTTTCCAAACAATGGGTTGGAATAATAAGTTCTCAAAAGCGGTTAAAGGATTTACAAAGCTCTATGCTATTGTAATTCCGTTAGGCTTTATCATTATAGCCTTGTACCATCATTTTAATCAAATTTCCCACTAA